A DNA window from Candidatus Bodocaedibacter vickermanii contains the following coding sequences:
- the parE gene encoding DNA topoisomerase IV subunit B — MSDLFSSSSKNQTYTAKDIEVLEGLEPVRRRPGMYIGGTDTNALHHLAVEIIDNSMDEAVAGHASEIHIRLMDNNTLQVSDNGRGIPVDPHPKYPDKSALEVIVTTLHSGGKFKEGAYETSGGLHGVGLSVVNALSDHLLVKVFRDGTQYTQTFSKGHATSPVLKDEAPKRKRGTVIEFHPDPEIFVDSNELSAKRIHDILKSKAYLFRGVTIYWECDEGVERPDSIPNKAVFHYPKGIEDYLDSLIETKESIGKLAGNTQNDEVKIEWALAWIPDDETYFRSYCNTIHTPLGGTHESGFRSGLFKSIRNFGELSGDKRVEKVIADDVFAECLGFISVFIKNPQFQGQTKEKLVTTSVQKALDSSIRDFFDHYFIQHKEFTQSLIQYFVEKAEERLAKKQAKDIQRSSVTKRLRLPGKLTDCSKSTPEGTEIFIVEGDSAGGSAKQARFRETQAILPLRGKILNVATATMDKMMANQEIQNLIQALGCGYGKTCDPAKLRYERVIIMTDADVDGAHIASLLMTFFFQQMHAIIKRGHLYLAQPPLYRLSAGGTIAYAKDDAHKDELMKTTFKKFSNIDISRFKGLGEMNPSQLKETTMDYKKRSLIKVSIEGDETVNDFVERLMGKKPEERMMFIQENALSEVDLDI, encoded by the coding sequence ATGAGCGATTTATTTTCATCTTCATCAAAGAATCAAACCTATACCGCCAAAGATATTGAGGTATTGGAAGGATTAGAGCCCGTACGTAGACGACCCGGTATGTATATCGGTGGTACGGATACCAATGCATTGCATCATTTAGCGGTAGAGATCATTGATAACTCTATGGATGAAGCTGTTGCGGGTCATGCCAGTGAAATTCATATTCGTTTAATGGACAATAACACACTGCAGGTATCGGATAACGGTCGAGGAATTCCTGTTGACCCCCACCCTAAGTACCCAGACAAATCTGCCCTAGAAGTCATCGTGACAACGCTGCATTCCGGCGGTAAGTTTAAAGAAGGCGCTTATGAAACGTCGGGTGGTTTGCACGGTGTGGGATTATCGGTAGTGAACGCCCTAAGCGATCATTTATTGGTTAAAGTGTTTCGTGATGGAACTCAATATACTCAAACTTTTTCAAAAGGGCATGCGACCTCCCCCGTTTTAAAGGATGAGGCGCCTAAACGAAAACGAGGTACAGTGATTGAATTTCACCCTGATCCCGAGATCTTTGTGGATTCTAATGAGCTGTCTGCAAAACGTATTCATGATATTTTAAAATCAAAAGCGTATTTGTTTCGTGGTGTTACGATTTATTGGGAGTGCGATGAAGGCGTGGAACGTCCAGATTCGATTCCAAACAAAGCTGTATTTCATTATCCAAAAGGTATCGAAGACTATTTAGATTCTTTGATTGAGACTAAAGAAAGCATTGGAAAGCTTGCTGGAAACACTCAAAACGATGAAGTCAAAATTGAGTGGGCTTTGGCATGGATTCCAGATGATGAAACATATTTTAGATCGTACTGTAACACGATTCATACTCCACTGGGGGGCACCCATGAAAGTGGTTTCCGCAGCGGATTGTTTAAAAGCATTCGCAACTTTGGAGAACTGAGCGGAGATAAGCGCGTTGAAAAAGTTATCGCTGATGATGTGTTTGCAGAATGCTTGGGCTTTATTTCGGTGTTCATCAAGAACCCTCAATTCCAAGGTCAAACCAAAGAAAAATTGGTAACGACGTCTGTTCAAAAAGCATTAGATTCATCGATTCGTGATTTTTTTGATCATTATTTTATTCAACATAAAGAATTTACCCAGTCATTGATTCAGTACTTTGTTGAAAAAGCTGAGGAACGTTTGGCAAAGAAACAAGCAAAAGACATTCAACGTTCATCGGTTACAAAGCGATTGCGCCTGCCCGGCAAGTTAACAGATTGTTCAAAAAGTACGCCTGAAGGGACTGAGATTTTTATCGTTGAAGGAGACTCTGCTGGTGGGTCGGCAAAGCAAGCACGGTTCAGAGAAACCCAAGCCATATTACCCTTGCGCGGGAAAATCCTGAACGTTGCAACAGCAACAATGGATAAAATGATGGCGAACCAAGAAATTCAAAATCTGATTCAAGCACTGGGTTGTGGTTATGGTAAGACGTGTGATCCAGCTAAATTACGGTATGAGCGGGTTATCATTATGACGGACGCCGACGTTGATGGAGCGCACATTGCGTCATTGTTGATGACATTCTTTTTCCAGCAAATGCATGCAATCATAAAAAGAGGTCACTTGTATTTGGCTCAACCGCCATTGTATCGTCTGTCTGCGGGTGGCACCATTGCCTATGCAAAGGATGATGCCCACAAAGATGAACTAATGAAGACGACATTCAAGAAGTTTTCAAATATTGATATTAGTCGATTTAAGGGGTTGGGAGAAATGAACCCATCCCAACTTAAAGAGACAACCATGGATTACAAAAAGCGTTCATTGATTAAAGTCAGCATCGAAGGTGATGAAACCGTGAACGATTTCGTAGAACGTTTAATGGGGAAAAAACCCGAAGAACGCATGATGTTTATTCAAGAAAATGCATTGTCTGAGGTTGATTTAGATATATAG
- a CDS encoding DUF3916 domain-containing protein yields MKLRIPTDFYTYRRLNINDKELSPLTVRRRLNNLKQWAESCLGFYPEENYAYKYWNCKLPITDSIVYPNPSKEIIQECVQALLNAVANLIKTKKKLNPSSQSKILCMISVHDLFQSEITIFFDKDYYTQFFNRTSVEFSWTPINDKERSLLKELNVFISDDVDLLQQGYVERIVDEELKYQGELWAIGELGAWL; encoded by the coding sequence ATGAAACTTAGAATTCCTACTGATTTCTACACATACCGACGATTAAATATTAATGATAAAGAATTATCTCCGCTTACTGTACGCCGAAGACTAAATAATCTGAAGCAGTGGGCAGAGTCATGCCTAGGATTCTATCCAGAAGAGAATTACGCCTATAAGTATTGGAATTGTAAATTACCAATTACTGATAGCATTGTGTATCCTAATCCTTCAAAGGAAATTATTCAAGAATGCGTACAAGCTTTACTAAATGCTGTCGCTAATCTAATAAAGACAAAAAAGAAGCTCAATCCTTCCTCTCAATCTAAAATACTTTGCATGATATCTGTGCACGACTTATTTCAAAGTGAAATAACTATTTTTTTTGATAAAGATTACTATACTCAGTTTTTTAATCGTACAAGTGTTGAATTTAGTTGGACGCCAATCAACGATAAAGAACGCAGCTTACTCAAAGAACTCAATGTCTTTATTTCAGATGATGTCGATTTGCTTCAGCAAGGATATGTTGAACGCATAGTAGATGAAGAATTGAAATATCAAGGTGAGTTATGGGCAATTGGAGAATTAGGTGCTTGGCTATAG